In Thermoanaerobaculum aquaticum, the genomic stretch TGGGGATGCCCTCGCCGGTGAGCGCCGAAAGGGGAACGATGGCGGCGTAGGAGCGGCGCTCGGTGTAAAAGGCAATCCGCTCTGAAAGGTGCTTGCGCGCTGCCGAAAGGTCCAGCTTGTTGGGTACCAGAACCACCGGCGTGGAAAGGCCGGAAAGCAGCTCCACCACAAACTCCTCGCCGTGGCCCGGAGGTTCATCGGCGGCAAACATCTGCACCACCACATCCACTTCCTGAATGGTTTCCCGCAGCACGTGCATCATCTGCACGTTCATGCGGTGCAGGGGACGGTGAACCCCCGGTAAATCGAAGAGGACAATTTGCCCCCGCTCGTCGTTGACCACCCCCACGATACGGTGGCGGGTGGTTTGCGGACGCGGCGAAACGATGGCCACCTTTTGCCCCGCCAGCGCGTTGATGAGCGTGCTTTTGCCCACGTTGGGTCGGCCCACCAACGCCACCGTCCCGCTCTTCATGCTGGAAGCCCTCCCGGGCGCGGGCAAACCCGCACCCGCTTGAGCCGCCGCCGCTCCACCTCCACCACTTCAAAGAGCAGCCCCCGGTACTCCACCTTTTCACCGGGGCGCGGCAGGTGCCCCAGGCGATCCAGCACCAACCCCGCCACCGAGTCGTAAGCGGCGTCGTCCTCCAGCTCCAGGCCAAAGAGCTCCGTGAGGGTTTCCACATGGGCGTTGCCGGCGATGAGGTAACAGCTGTCGCCTTCCTGCTGGATTTCCGGAGGCTGGGTTTGGTGCTCGTCCTGAATTTCCCCCACAATTTCCTCGAGCACATCCTCCAGCGTCACGATGCCAGCGGTGCCGCCGTACTCGTCCACCACCACCGCCAGCTGCTGCCGGCTTTGCTGGAAGAGCCGTAGAAGATCACGCAACGGCTTGGTTTCGGGGACCATCAAAACCGGCCGCATGAGGGTCCGGGCCGGTGGGGATTGGTTGGAAGCCACCGCCCGCAGCACGTCCTTAACGTGCACCACCCCTTCGATGTGGTCCAAGCTTTTGCCGTAAACCGGCAGCCGGGTGAACATGGACTCGGCAAACACGGTTTTTACCGTTTCAAAATCCGCATCCACCGGCAGCGCGATGAGGTCGGTGCGGGGGGTCATGATTTCCCGGGCCACGGTATCGGAAAGCTCAACGATGGAGGCCACCAGCTCCGCTTCTTCGTGCTCCAAGATGCCCGCTTCCTCGCCGGCGCCAATGAAAGCCCGCACCTCGTGCTCATCCACCTCGCTTTCCTCTTCCTTCTGGCCGCCGTCGGGGTTTTCCTCCGGAGCTTGCGAGGAGCTGGCCAGGAAAGCGATCACTGGAGCCACCGGGCGCAAAAGGTAAAGCGCCGCCACGGCAAAGAACTCCGCCTTTTCACCCCCCGTGACCTGGGCGGACAAGGCCACCAGGCCTAACCACGCCACCAGCACACCGGTCCAAGCCCCCAGCTCGCCGACTCCCACCAGCGTGGCCGCCCGCCACAGCGCCGCGGTTAAAAGCACCCAAAGCCCCGCCACCGCTCCCACCAGGAAAACCACACAAGCGCTGGCCGCTTCAAAGCTTCTGGGCACACCGGGGAGCAGGTTCTTGCGGGCGGACAAAAGCCCCGCAAACTGGATGCTGCCCATCCGCACCACACCGAAAACCCCGGACATGAGAAAGAAGGCCACCGTTGCCGTGAGCGCCGAGAAAAGCAAAGCCGTGATTGGGTTGGCCCACCACTGGGATAGTGCTTGGCTCACAACAGCTCCTCCCGCAACTGGGCTTCCAGTGCCTCCATTTCCCCTTGATCCTGCTCGTGATCAAAGCCGCACACGTGCAAGGCACCGTGGATCAAAAGCAGGCAAAGCTCGCGCTCCAAGCTGTGACCGGCCGCTTCGGCTTGGCGGGCCGCGGTTTCCAGGGAAATAGCCACATCACCCAGATGCACGGTGCCGGTGGGCAGGCGATCGTGGGCAGGGAACGAAAGCACGTCCGTGGGCTTTGGTTTGTGGCGGAAATGGCGGTTCAAAAGCTCCATGGTGCGGTCGTCGCACAGGAGCACCGAAAGCTCCCCTTCCTCTGCGCCCGCCCGCTGCAGCGCGGCAATACCGACGGCCCGCAGCCGCTGGGTCACCCCCGGCAGGGCCCGCCCCTGCCAGCGCACGGCCACCTTGAGCTTACCGGCCATTGCCCCTCCGGTTGAAGTCGAAACCCGGGTAGTCAATGCGGTGGTGCCCCGCCGAGGTAATGACCCAGGAAAAGGCGGCGGAAATTTTTTCCAGGTCTTTAAGCGTCAGCTCGCACTCATCCAGCTGCCCGTCTTCCAGGACCTTCTTGATGACCTGGTCGATCATGGACTGCACCCGCCCCGGGGTGGCTTCGGTCAGAGTACGCGCCGCCGCTTCCACCGCATCGGCCAGCAGGATGATGCCCATTTCCTTGGACTTGGGCTTGGGACCTTTATAGCGAAACTCCTGCTCCTCTACTTCCCCTTTGTCCGGGGTTTCTTGCTGCTTGGCGCGGTTGTAGAAGAAGTGGATGAGCTTGGTTCCGTGGTGGGTGGCAATGGCCTCACGGATGGGCTCCGGAAGCTTGTACTGGCGGGCCAGCTCTAAGCCGTCTTTGACGTGTTTTTCCACGATCAACGCCGACATCCACGGCGACAGGTGATCGTGGGGGTTGGGTCCGCCCCGCTGGTTCTCAATGAAGTACTCCGGCCGCATGAGCTTGCCGATGTCGTGGTAGTAGCAACAGACCCTGGCCAAAAGCGGGTTGGCACCGATGGCTTCGGCCGCGGCTTCCGCCAAGTTGGCCATGGCCAGGGAGTGTTGGAAGGTACCCGGAGCTTCGGTGGCAAGCCTGCGGAGCAAGGGCAAGTTGGGGTTGGAAAGCTCCAAAAGGCGGATGTCGGTAATGGTGCCGGTGGCGCTCTCCAAAACCGGCAGGAAGAAGCTGGCCAAAACCGCCGCCATGATGCCACCCAAAGCGGCAGTGGCCGCGTGCGCAGAAACCTCCTGGATTTGCGGATTGGGCAAGCTGTGGAGGCTCAAGGCCACCGCGCAAAACACGTTAAAACCGGCCAGAAAGAGACCCACCCTGGTGAGGGCGTTTCGCTCCTTGACCTTTTGCGTGGCAAAGGCCGCCGCCACCGCTGCCAGCAACGAGTACGCCACGGTGTGCCCGGGGAAAGCCAGCATCAGCGACACCAGCACCGCCTGGCTGGCGGCAAACAACACCCCCACCGACAGGCCAAACATGAGGCTTGCCAAAATTGGCCCGGTGGCGTGGGGGAGCACCGGCCAGTACACCGCCACCTGGTTGAAGGGCTCGCGGATCACCGCCGCTGCCACCCTGCTCACCACGAAGCCCACGGCCGCTTCCACCACCAGCGCCAGGAAAAGCACCACCAGCACGCTGCCGTAACGGACCAGCCTCTCGGTTTCCGCCACCGGCTCCCGCCGGAAGTAGAAGAACCACATGAGGGCGAGAAGCGAGGCCATGCCGAAGCCCCCGAGCATCGGCCAAACGCTGCGCGGCCCCTGGGACGAGGCAGCCAGGGATTCCAGGAGCCGGGCCACCTGGGGGGTAACTTCATCGCCCCGCCGCAAGAGCACCCGGCCGCGGTTGAGGTGCACGGAAACCTCCTCCACGCTGGCGGCGGCCCGCATCCTCCGGGAAAGGGTCTCCCCCCGGTCCAAGATCACGTTGGGGGGCATAAGCCGAGCCAAAAGCGAAGCCAGCGCCTTCCGGTGCTGACGGTCCACCACCCGCAGAGCGGCCAGGCGCTGCTCCAGGGTCTCGGCCAGGGTGGCGGCGTCAATGAAGCGAAACACGTCCAGCTGGAGCTGTTCCTTATCGGTTCCTGCCTCCTTGACGGTCACGCCTTTGTCGGCCCAGCGCAAGAGCTCCACGCGGTCTTCCACCACCCCCTGCCGGTACACCTGATCCACCACATCCAGCAAAGCCAGCAGAACTTCCTGGGAGAAACGCAGCGAACGAAGGGCCAACACCTCGCCGGTTTCCAAGCGCTGGCCGGCCACCTGGGAAAGCTCCGAGGCCAGGCGCGATAGATCCTGATGCTCGGCCTTTTGCCCGGCAGCCACAATGGCCGTGAGTTTGGCCTTCACCTGCTCGCTCACCTCGGGATCGAAAACATAAACGGGAGGCACATCCAGGCCTGCCCGCCGCCGCTTTTGCTCCGTGGATTCCACGTCCGGAAGCGTCACGTCGCGGTAAATCACCACATCGGTAGGGGCAATGTCCCCGGCTTTGAGCAGCGGGTAGTGAGCCTTCTGGCGAGGGGCAATCAAAAGCGTGGTGAAAACCACGAACGCCGGCCCAATCAACCAAGCCTGGGCCAAAAAGCGCCGGCGCTTTTGCCCCCACTCGCCGCTTTCCCGCCGGGGTTTGATTTCCTTGGCACCGGAAAAGAGTTTGGGCAGCTTCACGGTCTTTCGCGCTTTTCCGCCTCGAACCGCTCGTACGCCTCAACCACCCGCTGCACCAAGCGGTGGCGGACCACGTCCTCCTTGGTGAAGTCAAAAAAGCAAATGCCCGGAATGTCTCGGAGGATCTGCCGGGCCTGCACGAGGCCCGAAGAAGCCCCGGCCGGCAGGTCAATTTGCGTGACGTCGCCGGTAATTACGGCTTTGGAGTGGAACCCCATGCGGGTGAGGAACATCTTCATTTGCTCCGGGGTGGTGTTTTGCGCTTCGTCCAAGAGGATGAAGGAATCGTTGAGGGTTCGCCCGCGCATGAAGGCCAGCGGGGCAATTTCGATGACGCCACGCTCTAAGTGCTTGACCACCTTGTCGTAGCCCAGAATGTCGTAAAGCGCATCGTACACCGGGCGCAAGTAAGGGTTGACCTTTTGTTCCAGATCACCGGGCAAGAACCCCAAGCGCTCGCCGGCTTCCACCGCCGGACGGGTGAGCACGATGCGCCGCACCCGCTTTTCCGCCAAACTTGCCGCCGCCAGCGCCACCGCCAGGTAGGTTTTTCCGGTTCCCGCCGGGCCTACGGCAAAGACAATGTCGTTTTTCACCACCGCCTGAATGAACAAGCGCTGCTTTAAGTTTCTGGGCACCAGCAAGCGCTTTACGCTTTCGGGGATGGTGGCGTCGGTGAAGAAGTTCACCAGGTCCACCTCCGGGTCTTCTTCCAAAACCCGCAGGGCGGTGCGGAACTCCTCCCGTCCCACCGCATAACCCCGGCTCACCAGGGTGCCCAGATCCGAAAGCAGGCGCTCGGCAGTGGCCACCGCCTGCGGCTCCCCGGCCAAAAACACCGTGTCGCCGCGGGCCTGCACGCGGATTCCCAGGCGTTCGCCCAGGTAGCGGAAGTTTTCCTCCAAATTGCCCGACAAAACCTCAAGGCTCTTCTCAGGTAACTGCACGCTGGTCATTCTTCCCCTCTGCCCTCCGTAGAGGGCGTAACACGGCCGTCCAGCGCCTGGCCAGCTCTGGCCAAGCCTGGCGAGCCCTTACTCTCCGACTCCCCGTTGTTATTCATGCCAAAGGATTTCGCGACCGCCCTGGAGGTGATTGAGCCAGCGGGCCAACACAAAGAGGGCGTCGCTGAAGCGGTTCAAAAACCTCACCGCCGTGCCCACCACCTCGTCTTCAATCCCCAAAGCCGCCACCGCCCGCTCGGCACGGCGGGTGACGGTGCGGCAGAGGTGGGCCACGGCTGCGGAGCGGCTCCCACCGGGAAGCACGAAGTTCTTGAGCGGTGGCAGCTCCGCACTCATGCGGTCAATCCAGTTCTCCAACCAAGTCACGTCGGCGGCGTCGGGAGAAAGAAAGCCCCGGGGGCTGCCCGCCAGCACCGAACCCAGAGAGAAGAGTGCCCGTTGCGCCCTTTCCAGGTGGGCGTCAGCCTCAGAGGGGACCCCCTCGGCCCGCAACATCCCCACCCATGAGTTTACCTCATCCAGATCCCCGTAGGCCGAAACCCGCGGTTCCCATTTGGGGACACGCTCACCGCTGCCCAATGCGGTATAGCCCCCGTCACCGGTCCGGGTGTACACCCTCACGCCTCCATGCTATCACGCGAAGGGCTTTTTAAAACCGGCTAAGCCTGGGATGATGAGGGCGAAACCAGCCGCCTCACCACTTCCAGAAAAGCGTCGGCGCTGAAAGGCTTTACCAGCACCAAGGCGGAGGCCAAGGAAGGGTCGTTTCCCGGGTGGTAGCCGGTGGCCAGCAAAACCCGCGGGGGGTTTTTCCGGCGCATGAGCTCCGCGTAAACCTCCCGCCCGTCCATTTCCGGCATGACCAGATCCAGGACCACCAGAGCAATCCCTTGGGGATCGGCATCGTAAAGGGCCAACGCTTCCCGGCCGTTGGAAGCTTCCAGCGCCTCGTAGCCTTCCGAACGCAGGAGAAAAGCTAGGCCCTCGCGAATGGCCGCCTCATCGTCCACGATCAAAACCTTTCCCGCTCGCGGCTTTTCCGCTTCACCCACCGGCACCGCCGAAAGCACCGGCGGCAAGTCCACCCACACCCGAAAACCAAAGCCCGCACGCTCGCGGAAACCCGCTTCACCCAGGTGACGTCGGGCCACACAGGAGGCCAAAGCCCGCGCCCTCAGCCGGGCCGGCAACACCGATCGCAGCTCCTCCTGCCCCGAAAAGACCTCACCGGTATCGCTCACCGCCAGCCGGCAAACTCCTCCCGCCAGCTGTTCCACCGCCACCTCCACGGTGCCCGCTCCACCGTGCAAACACTCCACCGAGGCCTCCACCAGCCCATGCACCAACAGGGCCAGTTGCTCCCCATCGCCACGAACCACCGCCGGGGCGGACCACGGGCGCACCACCAACCTCACCCCGGTGGGCAGAAGCGAGCGGATTTTCGGCTCCAGCTCCGTGACCAGCTGGTTGAGATCCACGGCCACCAGCCCCGGACCGTGGAGGCGGAAAAAGACCCCCAGGCGGTGCACCTCCTGGGCCACCTGGGCCATGCCATTCCGCAAACCGGTGGCGCCCCCTTTTCCCGCCGAGCCTTTGGCCAGGGAGGCTTGCACCACGTTGGCCATGCGGTGGAGGGCATGGGCCACCAGCTCGTGCATGGGCGTAAGCACCTCCTCCGAAAGCGCTTGACCCGGTAGTAAGCCAGCCCGTTGTGCCACCACCACCACGCCAGCGAGGCTTCCGGCCACGTTAATGCTTCGAAACACCAGCTCCACAGAGCTAATCACGTCGCCCTTGCAGCGACAGCTCGCCACCACCGAGGCTGATTCCCCGCGTATGGCACGAACGAAGGCCCGCTTCACCTCCCGGCGGGAGGCAGGAACCACAAAGGGAAGCAAGCTGGCCTCCTGCAGCTCTTCGGGCCTAACGCCCAGGGCCGTGGCCAGCGCCGGGTTACACCACGCCACTGTTCCCTTGGGCTCCAGGAAAGCCACCCCCACGTTGACGCCGGAAAGCACCGCCCGCAGCACCTTTTCCAGCCGCTCACGGGCAGTGAAGTCCTCCAGGCTCAAGCAGGTCAGCGATTCCTCGCCGCTTTCCATGACCCAGGGATTAACCTCCACCGTGCGCCGCCGCCCCCGGGGACCCAAAAAGTGCGCGGTGAAAGCGCCCAAAGAAAGACTGGTGGCGGGGAGGAGCTTTTTGACGCGCTCCCGATCCTCGGGTGCCAAAAGCTCCTCAAACTTTCGGCCGATCAGATCGGCACGCTGTTCGAAGCCCAAAAGCCGGGCTGCCGCCTGATTAGCCCGAACCACCAAGTCGTCCCGCAAAAACAAAAGCGGCTCCTTCACCCCATCCAGCAACAGCCGCCAGGAAGCCTCGGCAATCCGGGCGGAAAGCTCAGCTTCCTGCCGAGCCAGGAGAGCTTGGGCTGCCGCTCGTTGAGCCTCCATGTTGGCCCACTGCCGCCAGACCAGCACCGCTGTTCCCACCAGAAACGCCCAAAAAACCAGCAAAAAAAGCCACGCCGGTGAAAGCCTCGTCAAGCTCTGGCTGGGAACAAAAACGCCCAAAGTGAAACTTTGGCCGGCCAGCCGGACCCGCTTGCCCACCGATGTGCCCTCGGAAAGCCGCACCTGCCCTTCGTCAGCAACAAACTCACCCTTGCCCCAGAGCGCTTGCCGGCGAAGGGAGCAAGCCCACCCCCCGGCAGCGTTGAGTCGGGGCTCGCAAAAAAAGAACCGCGGCTCTTCGCCGGAGCCCGTCACCCAAAGGATGAGCGCCTCTCCCGCGGCCGAAGGTTGGTAAGCACTGACCAGCAACCTGGGGAGCTCCAGCAGGAGAACACCCTGCCGCCCGGCTCTGGTCACCCGTAAAGCCAGCACCCCACGTTCCGCCCACGCCCCCTCCTCCACGAAGGCCCACCCCCGATCGGCAGGAAGCATGGCGTCAACCTGATCGGCCACGGCGTTGAGGCCCGACGGCCAACAGCGGTGCCTGCCCCCGCTTTCGTCAATCACAACCCCAAAAAGCGGGTCCTCACGCAAAAAAGCACCGAGGTGTTCGATCTTCTCAGGGCTTAGGCCCTCTTCCACGGCGTCCACCACGCGCGCCAGCTGGCTTGCAGCCCCCGACAACGACCGCTCCTGGAGCTCCACCTCCCGGGCTAGCTCGTGTTCGGAGCCCAACCAGAGCACGAGCAAGACTTGAGCACTCACCAGCCCCAGCCACAGCCACATCCAAACTCGAACCCGCTTTCCCGGAAACGCTGATGTACGCTCCATAGACAGAGCTAGTGTAGCGCAACCCCTTGGCAAAGGGTTCCCCTTTGGCTACCTTTGGCAAGGAGGAAGAAGCCATGAAGCCCGTTTGCTGCCTTTTTGCGTGCCTGAGCCTTACGGTGCTGGCGGTGGAGGCCGCCGACCGCCCGGAAGGCAGGTCCTTTGCCACCCGCTCGGTGACCGTAGCCCGCCACGGCATGGTGGCGGCGGCCCACCCGCTGGCGGTGCTGGTGGGCGTGGAAACCCTCAAGAAGGGCGGCAGCGCAGTGGACGCAGCCATTGCCGTCAACGCCGCGCTGGCCCTGATGGAGCCGGTTTCCTGCGGCCTCGGCGGGGACCTCTTTGCCATGGTTTACGACCCTGCCACCGGCAAGCTTTACGGGCTCAACGGCTCGGGGCGGGCACCTTTGGCCCTCACCCGGGACAAGGTTCCGCCGGCCCCCGATGGCACCGTTCCCCTGCACAGCCCTTACGCCTGGACGGTGCCGGGCTGCGTGGACGGGTGGTGGGAGCTCCACCGCAAATTCGGGCGATTGCCGTGGCGCGAGCTGTTTCAACCGGTCATCGCTTACGCCAAAGAGGGCGTCCCCGTCCCGCAGGTCATTGCCGGAGCCTGGCAGCGCAGTGCCCGGGTTTTTGCCCAGAAGCCCGGGTTTGCCGCCGTTTTTCTCCCCGGAGGCAAAGCCCCAGCTGAAGGTGAGCCCTTTGCCAACCCGGCCCTGGCGGCCACCTTCGAGGTCTTGGCTCGTGAGGGAGGCCGAGCCTTTTACGAGGGCACCATCGCGCAGCAAATCGTGGCTTATTCCCAAAAAAACGGCGGCTTTTTTTCCTTGGAGGATCTTGCCCGTCACCGCTCCGAATGGGTGGAGCCCATCAGCACCACCTATCGCGGCTACAACGTTTGGGAGCTGCCCCCCAACACCCAGGGCCTGGCGGCCCTGCAAATGCTGAACATCCTTGAAAACTTCGACCTCAAAAGCCTGGGCCGCGACCACCCCGACTTTTGGCACCTCTTGGTGGAAGCCAAAAAGCTCGCCTTTGCCGACCGTGCCCGCTACTACGCCGATCCGGCCTTCTCAAAAACCCCAATCCAGCAACTTCTGAGCAAGGCGTACGCCAAAAAACAGGCCAGCCGCATAGACATGACCAGGGCCGCTGCCACCGTGGAGCCGGGGAACCCTCACCTGGCCGACGGTGACACCACGTTTTTGGCAGTGGGCGATGCCTCGGGCATGATGGTGGCGCTCATTCAGTCCAATTACACCGGGTTTGGCTCAGGCTACGTGATCCCCGAGCTGGGCTTTGGTTTGCAAAACCGTGGAGCGCTTTTCAGCCTCCAGGAAGACCACCCCAACGCCATGGAACCTGGCAAGCGGCCGTTTCACACCATCATCCCCGCCTTCCTGGGCAAAAACGGCACCCCTCTCATGGCCTTTGGCGTTATGGGCGGGGACATGCAGCCCCAGGGCCACGTGCAAATCGTGGTCAACATCGTGGATTTCGGCATGAACCTGCAGGAAGCCGGCGATGCCCCCCGCTTTTACCACACCGGCTCTTCCGAGCCCACCGGCACGGTGATGCGCGATGGCGGCAGGCTTTCCCTTGAATCGGGCATCCCCGTTGACGTGCGCCATGAGCTTTTGCGCCGCGGCCACCGCCTGGTGGAAGCCACCGGCACAGTTTTTGGCGGGTATCAGGCGGTGCTGCGGGACCCCCGCACCGGTGTTTACTTCGGTGCCACCGAGTCGCGAAAGGACGGAATGGCGCTGGGCTACTGAAACCTAAGGGTGATCGGGGTTAGCCAGCAGAGAGAGGCATTTTTCGTGGAGCTTACGGCCCAGGCGTAAGCCCGCAGCGGTGCGGGAGGGGTACCAGGTGAGATCGGCCCCGGAAACCGCAAAACACAGGATGCGCCCGGCCAGCAGGAAATGGTCGGGTTTTTCTTCGACACCTTCGCCCCAGTCCTGAAGGTGGGCAGGCAGTGCAAAGGCGTAAGGCTCGTCCGGGTAAAGGTGAACGCGAACCCCATCGGCGAGCGCCATCTGTTTCCCGACAATGGGGTAGCGGCGCGGGCCAGCAGGAACTGCGTTGTCAAACCCGCAGGTCGTCAAAAGGCGGCTCACATAGGTGTCGGGCCCGGCGGCCATGAACGGGTCCTTCCACACGAAGTACACGAAAGGGATCGGCACGTGCGCATCAGCGCCAAGCAAAGCCTCCACCTCCCGTGCCAGCGCCTCCCCCTGGGTTTGGGCACCCAGCAATGAGCCCAAAAGCCGCCAGAGATCGGGGACCTCCTGGGGCCCCTGGGGGTCTGCCACCAGCACCGGCACGTGGGCCGCCAGGGCTTCCACCCTGGCTTTGGGGTTTTCTTCCTTGGCTGCCAAAACCACATCGGGCTTTAAGGCCAAAACCGCCGCCGGTTCGAAGGTCTTGGTGCCTCCCACCGAGGGCAAAGCGCGCACTTCTGAAGGAGACGTGCAAAAATCGGTGCGGGCCACAAGCTTTTGGCCACACCCCAGCTGAAAAACCGCCTCGGTGAGGCTGGGCACCAGCGATACCACCCGCTGCGGTGTTCGCCTCAGGCCCGGGCCTAACAAGAAGCTACTCACAGCAAATGGCGCCGGCGGGCGGCAGAGCGCAGCTCATCCCGAAAGTCGGGGTGCGCCACGCGAATAAGCTCAGCCGCCCGTTCTTTCAGGCTCTTGCCAAAAAGCGAGGCAATACCAAACTCGGTAACCACGTAGTGCACGTCTGCTCTGGTGGTCACCACGCCCGAGCCGGGAGCCAGCACATCCACAATGCGCGAAACCGTGCCGCCTTTGGCGGTGGAGGGCAGGGCAATGATGGGCTTACCGCCTTCCGAAGCGGCAGCGCCGCGGATGAAATCCACCTGGCCCCCAAAGCCCGAGTAAATCGAGGTGCCCAGGGAATCGGCGCAGACCTGTCCGGTGAGATCCACCGCCAAAGCCGAGTTAATGGCCACCATTTTGGCGTTTTGGGCAATGATGAAGGGGTTGTTGACGTAATCGGAAGGGTGAAACTCCACAAACGGGTTGTTGTCCAAAAAATCAAAGGTGCGTTTGGAGCCCAGGACAAAAGAGGCAATGGTTTTGCCGCGATGGAGGGTCTTTTTTTCGTTGGTAACTACCCCGGATTCCACCAGCTCCACCAACCCATCCGAAAACATCTCGGTGTGAATGCCAAGGTGCTTTTTTTCTTTCAAAAAGAGCAAAACCGCATCGGGGATTTCTCCAATGCCCATTTGCAGCGTGGAGCCATCCTCAATGAGCTCCGCTATGTGACTGCCGATGGCTTTGGCAACTGGGCCAATTTCCTGGGCCTGGGGCAGCTCCAGCACGGGCCGGTCAATTTCCACCACGTGGGTGAGGCGGGACACGTGAATAAACGCGTCCCCCAGCGCCCGGGGCATTTGCCGGTTAACCAGGGCAA encodes the following:
- the ggt gene encoding gamma-glutamyltransferase; this encodes MKPVCCLFACLSLTVLAVEAADRPEGRSFATRSVTVARHGMVAAAHPLAVLVGVETLKKGGSAVDAAIAVNAALALMEPVSCGLGGDLFAMVYDPATGKLYGLNGSGRAPLALTRDKVPPAPDGTVPLHSPYAWTVPGCVDGWWELHRKFGRLPWRELFQPVIAYAKEGVPVPQVIAGAWQRSARVFAQKPGFAAVFLPGGKAPAEGEPFANPALAATFEVLAREGGRAFYEGTIAQQIVAYSQKNGGFFSLEDLARHRSEWVEPISTTYRGYNVWELPPNTQGLAALQMLNILENFDLKSLGRDHPDFWHLLVEAKKLAFADRARYYADPAFSKTPIQQLLSKAYAKKQASRIDMTRAAATVEPGNPHLADGDTTFLAVGDASGMMVALIQSNYTGFGSGYVIPELGFGLQNRGALFSLQEDHPNAMEPGKRPFHTIIPAFLGKNGTPLMAFGVMGGDMQPQGHVQIVVNIVDFGMNLQEAGDAPRFYHTGSSEPTGTVMRDGGRLSLESGIPVDVRHELLRRGHRLVEATGTVFGGYQAVLRDPRTGVYFGATESRKDGMALGY
- a CDS encoding helical backbone metal receptor, translating into MSSFLLGPGLRRTPQRVVSLVPSLTEAVFQLGCGQKLVARTDFCTSPSEVRALPSVGGTKTFEPAAVLALKPDVVLAAKEENPKARVEALAAHVPVLVADPQGPQEVPDLWRLLGSLLGAQTQGEALAREVEALLGADAHVPIPFVYFVWKDPFMAAGPDTYVSRLLTTCGFDNAVPAGPRRYPIVGKQMALADGVRVHLYPDEPYAFALPAHLQDWGEGVEEKPDHFLLAGRILCFAVSGADLTWYPSRTAAGLRLGRKLHEKCLSLLANPDHP
- a CDS encoding acetyl-CoA hydrolase/transferase family protein gives rise to the protein MQWNEIYRRRVTTAEEAVKAIRSGDYVWIHGGCNNPEELIHAMVGRASELSNVTVIHILTFGRADYADPKFEGVFRHRALFTGPNVRQAVNEGRADFVPVHLSQIPRLITSGILPVDVAMIHISPPDEHGFCSFGVGVECTKAAAEAARTVIALVNRQMPRALGDAFIHVSRLTHVVEIDRPVLELPQAQEIGPVAKAIGSHIAELIEDGSTLQMGIGEIPDAVLLFLKEKKHLGIHTEMFSDGLVELVESGVVTNEKKTLHRGKTIASFVLGSKRTFDFLDNNPFVEFHPSDYVNNPFIIAQNAKMVAINSALAVDLTGQVCADSLGTSIYSGFGGQVDFIRGAAASEGGKPIIALPSTAKGGTVSRIVDVLAPGSGVVTTRADVHYVVTEFGIASLFGKSLKERAAELIRVAHPDFRDELRSAARRRHLL